In Nothobranchius furzeri strain GRZ-AD chromosome 18, NfurGRZ-RIMD1, whole genome shotgun sequence, a single genomic region encodes these proteins:
- the LOC129154668 gene encoding uncharacterized protein has protein sequence MAEEAPMVQAQQQEHLGSAPGKTVRLGVQTTANFNSIKELNNRWRSLQQLAEDRSNMLGSAHEVQRFHRDADETKEWIEEKNQALNTDNYGHDLASVQALQREHEGFERDLAALGDKVRFLIGTRTRVVSGDTFFMILVTPPQPFLISDQRGAFLFKVDGGHNLTPEDCLSFGFLSTSLDTDLYSRIWIFNTRTLSPPSITHLSSHPVPHPPGRPASLHLCSLSCASPGSLPLPPPANTYTHHNAELLLQFQPQTYLCTLSSSL, from the exons atggctgaggaggctcctatggttcaggctcag caacaagaacatctgggttctgctcctggaaag accgtacggttgggcgttcagacgacggctaactttaattccatcaag gagctgaacaaccgctggcgctcgctgcaacagctggctgaagaccggagcaacatgctgggcagcgcccatgaggtgcagcgcttccacag agacgctgatgagaccaaagagtggatcgaggagaagaaccaggccctgaacacagacaactacggccacgacctggccagcgttcaggctctgcagcgtgaacatgaaggctttgagcgtgacctggcagctctgggtgataaggtccgcttcctgatcggtaccaggacccgggttgtctctggagacacgttcttcatgattctggtgactccaccccagccgttcctgatcagcgatcagcggggtgctttcctatttaaggtggatggaggacacaatttgacgccagaagattgcctcagttttg gattcctgtcgacctcattggatactgacctctactccagaatttggatattcaacacacggaccttatcaccaccttccataacccacctctcatctcacccagtgccccatccaccaggacgccccgcttctctccacctctgctccctctcctgcgcttcccccggctctctacctctccctcctccagccaacacatacacccaccaca acgctgagctgttgttgcagttccaaccacagacttatctgtgcaccttaagttcctccttataa